One Oharaeibacter diazotrophicus DNA window includes the following coding sequences:
- a CDS encoding ABC transporter substrate-binding protein, with protein MMNRRDLLLAGLAGAGAYGFGRVNPDFLVSSAFAAENRPLRFLAAEALTGNWDPTTHTNLGQLIVEGFVFGYLTRAPMTPEKPDELVFELAESLTPIDEYTLEVKLRQGIKFHDGTPFTSADVKATYEYGSQPDRPAQWYPGQVTVDIVDDHTCRINTKAHGYPAGLYYYLSSFLPIMAAKDVADKKTLSARMNGTGPFKYVDQKGDTTILAANPDFYLGAPKIPGVEYHFVGDTTTRTLSLLNGEADIIERLEAEQVETISKDERFAIHKAVSVENKYLFFRCSKPPFDDPRIRLAACHSIDRSQVLEILGVSGTFSKAHISPVKFGYTEVADYPEYDPEKAQALLAEAGFPNGEGLPELTYYTSVGFYPKTKEYAELITGMLQEQGFKVNLQTLEVAAWGNLLYDKPGGGEGNMIDCGWCTGSPEPDLVIRTHFHSSSKRITGIVDPEIDAVLDKERNAGTIEERKKVLQEETLPTIARKAPALALFTSVFIHAYDKKLEGLYIYPNGMQDMSKATLA; from the coding sequence ATGATGAACAGACGGGATCTCCTGCTCGCCGGCCTCGCCGGGGCCGGTGCCTACGGCTTCGGACGGGTCAACCCCGACTTCCTCGTCTCCTCGGCCTTCGCGGCCGAGAACCGCCCGCTGCGCTTCCTCGCCGCCGAGGCGCTGACCGGCAACTGGGACCCGACCACCCACACCAACCTCGGCCAGCTGATCGTCGAGGGCTTCGTGTTCGGCTACCTCACCCGCGCGCCGATGACGCCGGAGAAGCCGGACGAGCTGGTGTTCGAACTGGCGGAATCGCTGACGCCGATCGACGAGTACACCCTTGAGGTCAAGCTGCGGCAGGGCATCAAGTTCCACGACGGCACGCCGTTCACCTCGGCCGACGTCAAGGCGACCTACGAATACGGCTCGCAGCCCGACCGCCCGGCGCAGTGGTACCCGGGTCAGGTGACCGTCGACATCGTCGACGACCACACCTGCCGCATCAACACCAAGGCGCACGGCTACCCGGCCGGCCTCTACTACTACCTGTCGTCCTTCCTGCCGATCATGGCGGCCAAGGACGTCGCCGACAAGAAGACGCTGTCGGCGCGCATGAACGGCACCGGCCCGTTCAAGTACGTCGACCAGAAGGGCGACACCACCATCCTCGCCGCCAACCCGGACTTCTACCTGGGTGCGCCGAAGATCCCGGGCGTCGAGTACCACTTCGTCGGCGACACCACGACGCGCACGCTGTCGCTGCTCAACGGCGAGGCCGACATCATCGAGCGCCTCGAGGCCGAGCAGGTCGAGACGATCTCCAAGGACGAGCGCTTCGCCATCCACAAGGCGGTGTCGGTGGAGAACAAGTACCTGTTCTTCCGCTGCTCCAAGCCGCCGTTCGACGACCCGCGCATCCGCCTCGCCGCCTGCCACTCGATCGACCGCAGCCAGGTGCTCGAGATCCTCGGCGTCTCCGGCACGTTCTCCAAGGCGCACATCTCGCCGGTCAAGTTCGGCTACACCGAGGTCGCCGACTATCCGGAATACGACCCGGAGAAGGCGCAGGCACTCTTGGCCGAGGCCGGCTTCCCGAACGGCGAGGGCCTTCCGGAGCTGACCTACTACACCTCGGTCGGCTTCTACCCGAAGACCAAGGAATACGCCGAGCTGATCACCGGCATGCTGCAGGAGCAGGGCTTCAAGGTGAACCTGCAGACGCTCGAGGTCGCGGCCTGGGGCAACCTGCTCTACGACAAGCCGGGCGGCGGCGAGGGCAACATGATCGACTGCGGCTGGTGCACCGGTTCGCCGGAGCCCGACCTCGTGATCCGCACCCACTTCCACTCGTCCTCGAAGCGCATCACCGGCATCGTCGACCCCGAGATCGACGCCGTGCTCGACAAGGAGCGCAACGCCGGCACGATCGAGGAGCGCAAGAAGGTGCTCCAGGAAGAGACGCTGCCGACGATCGCCCGCAAGGCCCCGGCGCTGGCGCTGTTCACCTCGGTGTTCATCCACGCCTACGACAAGAAGCTCGAGGGTCTCTACATCTACCCGAACGGCATGCAGGACATGAGCAAGGCGACGCTCGCCTGA
- a CDS encoding ABC transporter permease: protein MLILEFLVKRIAQGVLIVALTSFLIFTLLRVVPGDPVRLIVGGMAPQNVVEEVAARMGLRDPIVVQYARYMAGVARGDLGNSYIRPRTGGVAAGGQYVDPSKSDMAPVADLILERLPLTLQLGGVALVFALLISFPIGIAGGLHPNKWQGSLAFGVQSLFVSIPNFWLAIVLILFLSVKLQLVPALGYKGFGYVLLPAFVLAVEISPFIIRTLTTSLGEVMQAPFIDEARVRGLPRRRIVFAHALRNAAVPLVNLLGIQLSTLIGGVLVIEYIFDYPGLGNLTVVSVLGRDFPTIQGIAITTSAVFVFVNILVDLVAYLIDPRVEI, encoded by the coding sequence ATGCTGATCCTGGAATTCCTCGTCAAGCGCATCGCCCAGGGCGTCCTGATCGTCGCCCTGACCTCCTTCCTCATCTTCACGCTGCTGCGCGTGGTGCCGGGCGACCCGGTCCGACTGATCGTCGGCGGCATGGCGCCCCAGAACGTGGTCGAGGAGGTCGCCGCCCGCATGGGCCTGCGCGACCCGATCGTGGTGCAATACGCCCGCTACATGGCCGGCGTCGCCCGCGGCGACCTCGGCAACTCCTACATCCGCCCGCGCACCGGCGGCGTCGCCGCCGGCGGCCAGTACGTCGACCCCTCCAAGTCGGACATGGCGCCGGTCGCCGACCTGATCCTCGAGCGCCTGCCGCTGACGCTGCAGCTCGGCGGCGTCGCGCTGGTGTTCGCGCTGCTGATCTCCTTCCCGATCGGGATCGCCGGCGGCCTGCACCCGAACAAGTGGCAGGGCTCGCTCGCCTTCGGGGTGCAGTCGCTGTTCGTGTCGATCCCGAACTTCTGGCTGGCGATCGTTCTCATCCTGTTCCTGTCGGTGAAGCTGCAACTGGTGCCGGCGCTCGGCTACAAGGGCTTCGGCTACGTGCTGCTGCCCGCCTTCGTGCTGGCGGTGGAGATCTCGCCCTTCATCATCCGCACGCTGACCACCTCGCTCGGCGAGGTGATGCAGGCGCCCTTCATCGACGAGGCCAGGGTGCGCGGCCTGCCGCGCCGGCGCATCGTGTTCGCCCACGCCCTGCGCAACGCCGCGGTGCCGCTGGTCAACCTGCTCGGCATCCAGCTCTCGACGCTGATCGGCGGCGTGCTGGTGATCGAGTACATCTTCGACTACCCCGGCCTCGGCAACCTCACGGTCGTCTCCGTGCTCGGCCGCGACTTCCCGACCATCCAGGGCATCGCCATCACGACGAGCGCGGTGTTCGTCTTCGTCAACATCCTGGTCGACCTGGTCGCCTACCTGATCGACCCGCGCGTGGAGATCTGA
- a CDS encoding ABC transporter permease: MTSIASPSPLVPADAPRSIARRILAEAWSNRGFRVGFYVFVVLLAVSVIWPELSTVSATKMVVKDKFLPPLFLGDKWTWIHPLGTDQLGRDMLMRCLIGLRYSLIIGVVTVVLVFLIGCGLGLLAGFRGGWWDLSIMRVTDAQLSVPMIILAITILGVSKPEVWTIIAVLALSGWPLYARVARSAAVAERGREYVRGLRVLGAGDWRIMLLYAAPNILPPIAFVAVLDVARMMIFEAILGFLGLGIQPPTPSFGSIISDSRKYLINAWWIATSPGVFLAVVLTAINLMGSALEKARNKVYGGH; encoded by the coding sequence ATGACCTCGATCGCCTCTCCCTCGCCGCTCGTCCCGGCGGACGCGCCGCGCTCGATCGCCCGCCGCATCCTCGCCGAGGCGTGGTCGAACCGCGGCTTCCGCGTCGGCTTCTACGTCTTCGTCGTGCTGCTCGCGGTCTCGGTGATCTGGCCGGAACTCTCCACGGTCAGCGCCACCAAGATGGTGGTGAAGGACAAGTTCCTGCCGCCGCTGTTCCTCGGCGACAAGTGGACCTGGATCCACCCGCTCGGCACCGACCAGCTCGGCCGCGACATGCTGATGCGCTGCCTGATCGGCCTGCGCTACTCGCTGATCATCGGCGTCGTCACCGTGGTGCTGGTGTTCCTGATCGGCTGCGGCCTCGGCCTGCTCGCGGGCTTTCGCGGCGGCTGGTGGGACCTTTCCATCATGCGCGTCACCGACGCCCAGCTGTCGGTGCCGATGATCATCCTGGCGATCACCATCCTCGGCGTCTCCAAGCCGGAGGTGTGGACGATCATCGCGGTGCTGGCGCTGTCGGGCTGGCCGCTCTACGCCCGCGTCGCCCGCAGCGCCGCCGTGGCCGAGCGCGGCCGCGAATACGTCCGCGGCCTGCGCGTGCTCGGCGCCGGCGACTGGCGGATCATGCTGCTTTACGCCGCGCCGAACATCCTGCCCCCGATCGCCTTCGTCGCCGTGCTCGACGTCGCTCGCATGATGATCTTCGAGGCGATCCTCGGCTTCCTCGGCCTCGGCATCCAGCCGCCGACGCCGAGCTTCGGCAGCATCATCTCCGACAGCCGCAAGTACCTGATCAACGCGTGGTGGATCGCCACCAGCCCCGGCGTCTTCCTCGCCGTGGTGCTGACCGCGATCAACCTGATGGGCTCGGCGCTCGAGAAGGCCCGCAACAAGGTCTACGGAGGACACTGA
- a CDS encoding ABC transporter ATP-binding protein codes for MDLKLILEVENLTVGTADGARPVLEGVGLKLHAGEIVGVYGETGAGKTVLSRALADWLPPGLSYRSGKVLFAGHDILDRRAGAGKAVIGRDIAYIGSKPQSAMDPTLPVGVQIVEKLRAVRPEWSPATCRDRVIQLLTEVRIPSPEERFHDYPSKFSGGMMQRVMIVDAIAAEPAVLIADNVTQPLDVTIGAQIVALLGDLAHRHRMGTVYLASSLATLSQFGGRTAVLGEGRIVEERPFADLIADPRTETTRRAIEAVPKIWAVGEKPPAPAVAPVPLMRIREATRTYRIRRRGTFNSYNAVQAVRGVSFDILTGENFGIVGESGCGKSTLTRLLAWLETPDAGAIELAGVSLAALSSRDLLAKRAEFQLLLQDPYNALPPRTTVGRMIEEGLRIRGEGGKGLRDKVLAAMAEVGLPARLYDQLPNTLSTGDRQRISIARALILSPRLLILDETLSSIDQREQAKLIDLFAGLQKKNDLTYVFISHDLAMVRKVCTRIAVMYLGKIVEIADNHDLFFAPRHPYTKALLSAAPTLEDKPFDAGEYLLEGEPPSPIDIPPGCSFASRCPLAFARCRAETPELREWRPGAFAACHLVETEAAAAAA; via the coding sequence GTGGATCTGAAGCTGATCCTCGAGGTCGAGAACCTCACCGTCGGCACCGCCGACGGCGCGCGCCCGGTGCTGGAAGGCGTCGGCCTGAAGCTGCACGCGGGCGAGATCGTCGGCGTCTACGGCGAGACCGGCGCGGGCAAGACCGTGCTGTCGCGCGCGCTCGCCGACTGGCTGCCGCCGGGCCTCTCCTACCGCTCCGGCAAGGTGCTGTTCGCCGGCCACGACATCCTCGACCGCCGCGCCGGCGCGGGCAAGGCGGTGATCGGCCGCGACATCGCCTACATCGGCTCCAAGCCGCAGAGCGCGATGGACCCGACCCTGCCGGTCGGCGTCCAGATCGTCGAGAAGCTGCGCGCCGTTCGGCCGGAATGGTCGCCGGCGACCTGCCGCGACCGGGTGATCCAGTTGCTCACCGAGGTGCGCATCCCCTCGCCGGAGGAGCGCTTCCACGACTATCCCTCCAAGTTCTCCGGCGGCATGATGCAGCGCGTCATGATCGTCGACGCCATCGCCGCCGAGCCGGCGGTGCTGATCGCCGACAACGTGACGCAGCCGCTCGACGTCACCATCGGGGCGCAGATCGTCGCCCTGCTCGGCGACCTCGCGCACCGGCACCGCATGGGCACGGTCTACCTCGCCTCCTCGCTGGCGACGCTGTCGCAGTTCGGCGGCCGCACCGCCGTGCTCGGCGAGGGGAGGATCGTCGAGGAACGGCCGTTCGCCGACCTGATCGCCGATCCGAGGACCGAGACGACCCGCCGCGCCATCGAGGCGGTGCCGAAGATCTGGGCGGTCGGCGAGAAGCCGCCGGCCCCGGCGGTCGCGCCGGTGCCGCTGATGCGGATCCGCGAGGCGACCCGGACCTACCGGATCCGCCGCCGCGGCACCTTCAACAGCTACAACGCCGTCCAGGCGGTGCGCGGCGTCTCGTTCGACATCCTGACCGGCGAGAATTTCGGCATCGTCGGCGAGAGCGGCTGCGGCAAGTCCACGCTGACGCGCCTGCTCGCCTGGCTGGAGACGCCCGACGCCGGCGCGATCGAACTCGCCGGCGTGTCGCTGGCGGCGCTGTCGTCGCGCGATCTGCTCGCCAAGAGGGCCGAGTTCCAGCTCCTGCTCCAGGACCCCTACAACGCGCTTCCGCCGCGCACCACCGTCGGGCGGATGATCGAGGAGGGCCTCCGGATCCGCGGCGAGGGCGGCAAGGGCCTGCGCGACAAGGTGCTGGCGGCGATGGCCGAGGTCGGCCTGCCCGCCCGGCTCTACGACCAGCTGCCCAACACGCTCTCGACCGGCGACCGCCAGCGCATCTCGATCGCCCGGGCGCTGATCCTGTCGCCGCGGCTCCTGATCCTCGACGAGACGCTGTCCTCGATCGACCAGCGCGAACAGGCCAAGCTGATCGACCTCTTCGCCGGACTGCAGAAGAAGAACGATCTCACCTACGTGTTCATCTCGCACGACCTCGCCATGGTCCGGAAGGTGTGCACGCGCATCGCGGTGATGTACCTCGGCAAGATCGTCGAGATCGCCGACAACCACGACCTGTTCTTCGCGCCGCGCCATCCCTACACCAAGGCGCTGCTGTCGGCGGCGCCGACGCTCGAGGACAAGCCCTTCGACGCCGGCGAATACCTGCTCGAGGGCGAGCCGCCGAGCCCGATCGACATCCCGCCCGGCTGCAGCTTCGCTTCGCGCTGCCCGCTCGCCTTCGCCCGCTGCCGCGCCGAGACGCCGGAACTGCGCGAATGGCGCCCGGGCGCCTTTGCGGCGTGTCATCTGGTCGAGACGGAGGCGGCCGCCGCGGCGGCGTGA
- a CDS encoding helix-turn-helix domain-containing protein, with protein MHDRVPPTEPLHRIRLGRLVLDVAAGGLPAPAAGADDGYLLVVPVEGRLGFGRGGRARTVEAGEYVLFGRLDGQSVEAAGARLLVLRIPAEDLRGRVVSVDDHVERRFPANERMTRLLVGLLGSIAELFADHPPPTPEALATELLSFVALAIGAEDRGATLAVRNARYRLRRRIFDYIDRNLADPELNPRRIADEARISLSYLYSLFSDDDTTVGQFMQSRRLQRAYEILVADPKKHLTVSEIAYQVGFKNVSHFSRSFSRHFGMAPREARPEPTRPAAPVRAGARAYTEAPLA; from the coding sequence GTGCACGACCGCGTCCCGCCGACCGAGCCGCTCCACCGCATCCGCCTCGGCCGCCTCGTCCTCGACGTCGCCGCCGGCGGCCTGCCCGCCCCCGCCGCCGGGGCCGACGACGGCTACCTCCTCGTCGTGCCCGTCGAGGGCCGGCTCGGCTTCGGCCGCGGCGGGCGCGCCCGCACGGTCGAGGCCGGCGAATACGTGCTGTTCGGCCGGCTCGACGGCCAGTCGGTCGAGGCCGCCGGGGCGCGTCTCCTGGTGCTGCGCATCCCCGCCGAGGACCTGCGCGGCCGCGTCGTCAGCGTCGACGACCACGTCGAGCGCCGCTTCCCGGCCAACGAGCGCATGACGCGTCTGCTGGTCGGTCTCCTCGGCAGCATCGCCGAACTGTTCGCCGACCACCCGCCGCCGACGCCGGAGGCGCTCGCCACCGAACTCCTCAGCTTCGTCGCGCTGGCGATCGGCGCCGAGGACCGCGGCGCCACCCTCGCGGTCCGCAACGCCCGCTACCGGCTGCGCCGCCGCATCTTCGACTACATCGACCGCAACCTCGCCGACCCCGAGCTCAACCCGCGCCGGATCGCCGACGAGGCCAGGATCTCGCTCAGCTACCTCTACAGCCTGTTCTCCGACGACGACACCACGGTCGGCCAGTTCATGCAGTCGCGCCGGCTGCAGCGCGCCTACGAGATCCTGGTCGCCGACCCGAAGAAGCACCTGACGGTGTCGGAGATCGCCTATCAGGTCGGCTTCAAGAACGTCTCGCACTTCTCGCGCAGCTTCAGCCGCCACTTCGGCATGGCCCCGCGCGAGGCCCGCCCCGAGCCGACCCGCCCGGCCGCGCCGGTGCGCGCCGGCGCCCGGGCCTACACCGAGGCCCCGCTCGCCTGA
- a CDS encoding DeoR/GlpR family DNA-binding transcription regulator produces the protein MSEDAGIAEADAGRAAAAPDRDRLSKADRHQRILAQLAAAPSLRASELAVALQVSGETIRRDLLELNEQGLINRTYGGASRPFAQEASRRDRRAVMIAERETIAAAVSAMVLPKEVVMLGGGATTYHVARFLSARNRDITVITHDFAAAAALGTNPTIRVLFCAGRLQPGEGYLLGSQTIASINGYEANRAIVGATGIGVRGLYDADEEAGAVYAAMIHRAAEAILVADHSKFDQLAVSICAPWSAIDRFVTDRAPTGALAAAIREAGTDLVVADRAAGAAPLAR, from the coding sequence ATGAGCGAGGACGCCGGGATCGCCGAGGCCGACGCGGGTCGCGCCGCCGCCGCGCCCGACCGCGACCGCCTCTCCAAGGCCGACCGCCACCAGCGCATCCTGGCCCAGCTCGCCGCCGCGCCGTCGCTGCGCGCCTCCGAACTGGCGGTGGCGCTGCAGGTCTCGGGCGAGACGATCCGGCGCGACCTCCTCGAGCTCAACGAGCAGGGCCTGATCAACCGCACCTACGGCGGCGCCTCGCGACCCTTCGCCCAGGAGGCCTCGCGGCGCGACCGCCGCGCCGTGATGATCGCCGAGCGCGAGACGATCGCGGCGGCGGTGTCGGCGATGGTTCTCCCGAAGGAGGTCGTCATGCTCGGCGGCGGGGCGACCACCTACCACGTCGCCCGCTTCCTCTCCGCGCGCAACCGCGACATCACCGTCATCACCCATGACTTCGCCGCCGCCGCCGCCCTCGGCACCAACCCGACGATCCGGGTGCTGTTCTGCGCCGGCCGGCTCCAGCCCGGCGAAGGTTACCTGCTCGGCTCGCAGACCATCGCCAGCATCAACGGCTACGAGGCCAACCGCGCCATCGTCGGCGCCACCGGCATCGGCGTCCGCGGCCTCTACGACGCCGACGAGGAGGCCGGCGCGGTCTATGCCGCGATGATCCACCGCGCCGCCGAGGCGATCCTCGTCGCCGACCACTCCAAATTCGACCAGCTCGCCGTGTCGATCTGCGCGCCCTGGAGCGCGATCGACCGCTTCGTCACCGACCGCGCCCCCACCGGCGCGCTCGCCGCCGCGATCCGCGAGGCCGGCACCGACCTGGTCGTCGCCGACCGCGCGGCCGGCGCCGCACCCCTCGCCCGATGA
- a CDS encoding ABC transporter ATP-binding protein, with protein MTSTAPPSSPLDRLFSWFETRIDPLRPTAGRHPLTPPASTRRLVASVFADAGPAVAVLVVLTSVLTAVEISVPWMIGHLVDLVAHEPAEGFLARHAGDLALFVAVLVLVRPGVTVLFTLVRNQTLNRNLGVLVRWRTHEYVSRADVAFFQNDFVGRIATKVGQTGQAVRSLVRNVADQLLYAVLFLIGTVAVLLWSHPLFAVPVVAWAIAYGVVLRLYLPASRRAARKVSEAASVFTGRMVDGYSNYMTVRLFSGIGREDAHVREALADNVATTGAQQRYLTSLTITLSLLNGALVAAGGVVGVVLWDRGFVSAGDIAAVLALLVQINGLSRMATFNLGDVYDSIGTLEDSVRSLAKPQTVTDRPGAPALAATAGAIAFEDVRFDYGRADDGSGRRRALDGVTLAIRPGERIGLVGPSGAGKSTLVNVLLRLYDVEAGRIMIDGHDISAVTQDSLRRAIGVVTQDTSLLHRSIRDNIRYGRPDADDAAVLAAARRARADDFVADLVDARGRRGLDAHVGERGVKLSGGQRQRVAIARVLLKDAPILVLDEATSALDSEVEAAIQDSLETLMAGKTVIAIAHRLSTIARMDRLVVMDAGRVVEAGSHAELVARGGLYAALWARQTGGFLAEKC; from the coding sequence ATGACCTCCACCGCCCCGCCGTCCTCGCCGCTCGACCGGCTGTTCTCTTGGTTCGAGACCCGAATCGATCCCCTCCGCCCGACCGCCGGGCGCCATCCGCTGACGCCGCCGGCCTCGACCCGGCGGCTCGTCGCCTCGGTGTTCGCCGACGCGGGCCCGGCGGTGGCGGTGCTGGTGGTGCTGACCTCGGTGCTGACCGCGGTGGAGATCTCGGTGCCCTGGATGATCGGGCATCTGGTCGACCTCGTCGCCCACGAGCCGGCCGAGGGCTTCCTCGCCCGCCACGCCGGCGACCTCGCGCTGTTCGTCGCGGTGCTGGTGCTGGTGCGGCCCGGGGTGACGGTGCTGTTCACGCTGGTGCGCAACCAGACGCTCAACCGCAACCTCGGCGTCCTCGTGCGCTGGCGGACCCACGAATACGTCTCGCGCGCCGACGTCGCCTTCTTCCAGAACGACTTCGTCGGACGGATCGCCACCAAGGTCGGCCAGACCGGACAGGCGGTGCGCTCGCTGGTGCGCAACGTCGCCGACCAGCTGCTCTACGCGGTGCTGTTCCTGATCGGCACCGTCGCGGTGCTGCTCTGGAGCCATCCGCTGTTCGCGGTGCCCGTGGTGGCCTGGGCGATCGCCTACGGCGTGGTGCTGCGGCTCTACCTGCCGGCGAGCCGGCGGGCGGCGCGCAAGGTCTCGGAGGCGGCCTCGGTGTTCACCGGCCGCATGGTCGACGGCTATTCCAACTACATGACCGTGCGGCTGTTCTCCGGCATCGGCCGCGAGGACGCCCACGTGCGCGAGGCGCTCGCCGACAACGTCGCCACCACCGGCGCGCAGCAGCGCTACCTGACCAGCCTGACGATCACGCTGTCGCTGCTCAACGGCGCGCTGGTCGCCGCCGGGGGCGTGGTCGGCGTGGTGCTGTGGGACCGCGGCTTCGTCAGCGCCGGCGACATCGCCGCGGTGCTGGCGCTGCTGGTGCAGATCAACGGGCTGTCGCGGATGGCGACCTTCAACCTCGGCGACGTCTACGATTCGATCGGCACGCTCGAGGACAGCGTGCGCTCGCTCGCCAAGCCGCAGACGGTGACCGACCGGCCGGGTGCGCCGGCGCTGGCGGCCACCGCCGGCGCGATCGCCTTCGAGGACGTCCGCTTCGACTACGGCCGCGCCGACGACGGCTCGGGCCGCCGGCGCGCCCTCGACGGGGTGACGCTCGCGATCCGGCCGGGCGAGCGGATCGGGCTGGTGGGGCCGTCGGGTGCCGGAAAGTCGACGCTCGTCAACGTGCTGCTCCGGCTCTACGACGTCGAGGCCGGCCGGATCATGATCGACGGCCACGACATTTCGGCGGTGACGCAGGATTCGCTCCGGCGGGCGATCGGCGTCGTGACGCAGGACACCTCGCTGCTGCACCGCTCGATCCGCGACAACATCCGCTACGGCCGTCCGGACGCCGACGACGCGGCGGTGCTGGCGGCGGCGCGGCGGGCGCGGGCGGACGACTTCGTCGCCGACCTCGTCGACGCCCGCGGCCGGCGCGGGCTCGACGCCCACGTCGGCGAGCGCGGCGTCAAGCTGTCCGGCGGCCAGCGCCAGCGCGTCGCGATCGCCCGGGTGCTGCTCAAGGACGCCCCGATCCTGGTGCTCGACGAGGCGACCAGCGCCCTCGACAGCGAGGTCGAGGCCGCGATCCAGGACAGCCTCGAGACGCTGATGGCCGGCAAGACCGTGATCGCGATCGCCCATCGGCTCTCCACCATCGCCCGGATGGACCGGCTGGTGGTGATGGACGCCGGCCGCGTGGTCGAGGCCGGTAGCCACGCCGAACTGGTCGCCCGCGGCGGCCTCTACGCCGCGCTCTGGGCCCGGCAGACCGGCGGATTCCTCGCCGAGAAATGCTGA
- the petA gene encoding ubiquinol-cytochrome c reductase iron-sulfur subunit produces MAHTAPSAEPTRRDFLMLTTGAFGVVGVAAVAWPFIDQMNPDASTRALASIEVDISAIEPGQSISMLWRGKPVTIRNRTPEEIEAGKAVKLEDLKDPIARNANLPDAEAPATDENRAANGKENILVMVSVCTHLGCIPLGQQGDFGGWFCPCHGSHYDTAGRIRKGPAPQNLPVPVYSFLSDTKVRIG; encoded by the coding sequence TTGGCCCACACCGCACCCTCGGCCGAACCGACGCGACGCGACTTCCTGATGCTGACCACCGGCGCGTTCGGCGTGGTCGGCGTCGCGGCCGTCGCGTGGCCGTTCATCGACCAGATGAATCCCGACGCCTCGACGCGCGCCCTCGCCTCGATCGAGGTCGACATCTCGGCGATCGAGCCGGGCCAGTCGATCTCGATGCTGTGGCGCGGCAAGCCGGTGACGATCCGCAACCGCACGCCGGAAGAGATCGAGGCCGGCAAGGCGGTCAAGCTCGAGGACCTCAAGGATCCGATCGCGCGCAACGCCAACCTGCCGGACGCCGAGGCTCCGGCGACCGACGAGAACCGCGCCGCGAACGGCAAGGAGAACATCCTCGTCATGGTCAGCGTGTGCACCCACCTCGGCTGCATCCCGCTCGGCCAGCAGGGCGACTTCGGCGGCTGGTTCTGCCCGTGCCACGGCTCGCACTACGACACGGCCGGCCGCATCAGGAAGGGCCCCGCGCCGCAGAACCTGCCGGTCCCGGTGTACTCCTTCCTGTCCGACACCAAGGTCCGCATCGGCTGA
- a CDS encoding cytochrome b, with protein MSGHSTYEPKTGVEKWLERRLPIVRLLHDTGVSYPTPRNLNYLWTFGGILTFMLVAQILTGVVLAMHYAANTQVAFNSVELIMRDVNWGWLMRYLHANGASMFFIAVYIHIFRGLYYGSYKEPRELLWILGVIILLVMMGTAFMGYVLPWGQMSFWGATVITNFFTAIPIVGQPIQTLLIGGFAVDNATLNRFFSLHYLLPFVLFGIVILHIWALHVTGQNNPTGVDVKSDKDTVPFTPYATAKDSLALVWFMVFYAWFVFYQPNFLGHPDNYVEANPLVTPAHIVPEWYFLPFYAILRAITFNIGPIDSKLGGVIAMFASIAILAFLPWLDTSKVRSGRYRPMFRIFFAIFAVVTVLLGWLGSRPAEGGYVLAAQICTAYYFAFFVIILPLLGFVETPKERPLSISDAILAKNGGGHGHPAGATAAADKH; from the coding sequence ATGTCCGGTCATTCGACCTACGAGCCCAAGACGGGCGTCGAGAAGTGGCTCGAGCGGCGGCTGCCGATCGTCCGCCTGCTGCACGACACCGGTGTGTCCTACCCGACCCCGCGCAATCTCAACTACCTCTGGACGTTCGGCGGCATCCTGACGTTCATGCTGGTGGCGCAGATCCTGACCGGCGTCGTGCTCGCCATGCACTACGCCGCCAACACCCAGGTCGCGTTCAACTCGGTCGAGCTCATCATGCGCGACGTGAACTGGGGGTGGCTGATGCGCTACCTCCACGCCAACGGCGCCTCGATGTTCTTCATCGCGGTCTACATCCACATCTTCCGCGGCCTCTACTACGGCTCCTACAAAGAGCCGCGCGAGCTGCTCTGGATCCTCGGCGTCATCATCCTCCTGGTGATGATGGGCACGGCGTTCATGGGCTACGTGCTGCCCTGGGGCCAGATGTCCTTCTGGGGCGCGACGGTCATCACCAACTTCTTCACGGCGATCCCGATCGTCGGCCAGCCGATCCAGACGCTGCTGATCGGCGGCTTCGCGGTCGACAACGCCACGCTCAACCGCTTCTTCTCGCTGCACTACCTGCTGCCCTTCGTGCTGTTCGGGATCGTGATCCTGCACATCTGGGCGCTGCACGTGACCGGCCAGAACAACCCGACCGGCGTCGACGTCAAGTCCGACAAGGACACCGTGCCCTTCACGCCCTACGCGACCGCCAAGGACTCGCTGGCGCTGGTGTGGTTCATGGTGTTCTACGCCTGGTTCGTGTTCTACCAGCCGAACTTCCTCGGTCACCCCGACAACTACGTCGAGGCCAACCCGCTGGTGACGCCGGCGCACATCGTCCCGGAATGGTACTTCCTGCCGTTCTACGCGATCCTGCGCGCCATCACCTTCAACATCGGGCCGATCGACTCCAAGCTCGGCGGCGTCATCGCCATGTTCGCCTCGATCGCGATCCTGGCGTTCCTGCCCTGGCTCGACACCTCGAAGGTCCGCTCCGGCCGCTACCGCCCGATGTTTCGCATCTTCTTCGCGATCTTCGCGGTCGTGACGGTGCTGCTCGGCTGGCTCGGCTCGCGTCCGGCGGAGGGCGGCTACGTGCTCGCCGCGCAGATCTGCACGGCCTACTACTTCGCCTTCTTCGTCATCATCCTGCCGCTGCTCGGCTTCGTCGAGACGCCGAAGGAACGGCCGCTCTCCATCTCGGACGCGATCCTCGCCAAGAACGGGGGCGGCCACGGCCATCCCGCCGGTGCGACCGCCGCGGCCGACAAGCACTGA